A window of the Henckelia pumila isolate YLH828 chromosome 3, ASM3356847v2, whole genome shotgun sequence genome harbors these coding sequences:
- the LOC140886082 gene encoding probable aquaporin PIP2-8, with the protein MTKEVGEEGHVQRKDYVDPPPAPLLDTAELRLWSFYRALIAEFIATTLFLYVTVATVIGHKKLNAADQCDGVGILGIAWAFGGMIFILVYCTAGISGGHINPAVTFGLLLARKVSLIRAVAYMVAQCLGAICGVGLVKAFMKSYYNRLGGGANFVAHGYNTGTALGAEIIGTFLLVYTVFSATDPKRSARDSHVPVLAPLPIGFAVFMVHLATIPITGTGINPARSLGAAVIYNKKQIWDDQWIFWVGPFLGALAAAVYHQYILRAAAIKALGSFRSNPTN; encoded by the exons ATGACGAAGGAAGTGGGCGAAGAAGGGCATGTGCAAAGGAAGGATTACGTGGACCCGCCGCCGGCGCCGCTGCTTGACACGGCGGAGCTGAGGCTCTGGTCCTTTTACAGGGCACTCATCGCGGAGTTCATCGCCACCACTCTCTTCCTCTACGTCACGGTTGCTACCGTGATAGGCCACAAGAAGCTCAACGCCGCCGACCAATGCGACGGCGTTGGGATTCTTGGGATTGCCTGGGCATTCGGTGGCATGATCTTCATCCTCGTCTACTGCACCGCCGGAATATCGG GTGGTCATATTAATCCGGCGGTGACGTTCGGGCTTTTGCTGGCGAGAAAGGTGTCGTTGATCAGAGCCGTGGCCTACATGGTGGCGCAGTGTTTAGGCGCCATTTGTGGTGTCGGGCTAGTGAAAGCCTTTATGAAGAGCTACTATAACAGACTCGGCGGCGGAGCTAACTTTGTCGCGCATGGCTACAACACGGGAACTGCTCTGGGTGCAGAGATAATCGGCACATTCCTTCTTGTTTACACTGTTTTCTCCGCCACCGACCCCAAAAGAAGTGCCCGTGATTCCCACGTCCCC GTTTTGGCTCCTCTCCCCATTGGATTTGCAGTTTTCATGGTCCATTTGGCCACCATCCCCATCACCGGAACCGGCATCAACCCAGCAAGAAGCTTAGGCGCCGCCGTCATTTACAACAAGAAGCAAATATGGGATGACCAG TGGATTTTCTGGGTTGGACCATTCTTGGGAGCGCTAGCGGCAGCAGTATACCACCAATATATCCTTAGAGCCGCCGCCATTAAAGCTTTGGGATCCTTCAGGAGCAACCCCACCAACTGA
- the LOC140888535 gene encoding uncharacterized protein, with protein sequence MTFHDQTSPGDHQPGRNITIPVEQFESYVQDVIRKSLIAAKQPQSNDITVEEEGNQGNPNPTAQVREGEEEESSWMHSIQPFMADELHELRRKEVIEEPLPLNYKSAKIREYDGSTDPEEHLARFENVAMLHCYGDKIKCKVFLTTLVDSAQRWFEKLEPQSVQSFAEFKQVFLQHFGSSKRYRKTAYSLFEAKQSGEESLRTYIKRFNKIALEVPTCAQETKITAFTQGLREGEFFKSLVKKAPRTFEDLLARAEKYINMEEAQRQKKEVARREGGWEQGRSRENHDHMGRLSRYAPHRGTRDKAVHMCEERVDTQAPVSKEKLWKYCALHQECTHDTSECRTLQQRHQLPYVRDGRPVPKKPRSVPWLRGSQTSIPPQDATSSREKGKQEMDHAKKDKTSGDGPAKGIINMISGGSTDGDSNWARKAWSQRESLGVEEGRQGAGPIITFGPQDLEGVNLPYNDALFIQARIANYDVRRVFVDSGSSVNVLFQEAFEQMDLQGYELSPVKTALYGFAGHTVQPQGEMLLPITLGSGDEKRTVMTRFTLVEAPSSYNVILGRPAMNSFKAVASAYHQKIKFPVGDKVREVRGDQPSSRKCYAETVKIDYKRARQNGKEGAKRGKEGEEGATSSGSLSMTISGSSMAFLFRVKGEEGPAAEGA encoded by the exons ATGACTTTTCATGATCAAACATCACCTGGAGACCACCAGCCAGGACGGAATATTACCATTCCCGTGGAGCAGTTCGAATCATATGTCCAAGATGTGATACGAAAGTCGTTGATAGCTGCAAAGCAGCCACAATCAAATGACATAACAGTGGAGGAAGAAGGGAATCAGGGTAATCCAAACCCTACTGCCCAGGTTCgagaaggagaagaagaagaaagctctTGGATGCACTCAATACAGCCGTTCATGGCGGATGAGTTGCATGAACTCAGGAGGAAG GAGGTGATAGAGGAACCCTTGCCACTGAATTACAAGTCGGCAAAAATCCGGGAGTACGATGGGAGCACAGACCCAGAGGAGCACCTGGCTCGGTTTGAAAATGTAGCCATGTTACATTGCTATGGAGATAAGATTAAATGCAAAGTCTTCCTAACCACTTTGGTGGATTCTGCCCAAAGATGGTTTGAGAAGTTGGAGCCCCAGAGTGTTCAATCCTTTGCAGAATTCAAGCAAGTGTTTTTGCAACACTTCGGCAGTAGCAAGAGGTATAGGAAAACTGCCTATAGCCTCTTTGAAGCAAAGCAGTCAGGAGAGGAGTCTCTACGAACCTATATCAAAAGGTTTAACAAAATTGCTTTGGAGGTCCCGACTTGTGCCCAGGAGACCAAGATCACGGCTTTCACTCAAGGTCTTCGGGAAGGGGAATTTTTCAAATCACTAGTGAAAAAAGCACCCCGGACCTTCGAAGATTTGCTGGCTCGGGCTGAAAAATACATTAACATGGAGGAAGCTCAGAGGCAGAAAAAAGAGGTGGCCCGGCGGGAGGGAGGCTGGGAACAAGGAAGAAGTAGAGAGAACCATGATCACATGGGGCGATTGTCCCGGTATGCTCCGCACCGAGGGACCCGAGATAAGGCTGTTCATATGTGTGAAGAAAGGGTGGACACGCAGGCCCCTGTTTCTAAGGAGAAGCTCTGGAAGTACTGCGCACTTCATCAAGAGTGCACTCATGACACCAGTGAGTGCCGAACTCTGCAGCAAAGACACCAACTGCCTTATGTTAGAGATGGTAGGCCGGTCCCAAAAAAGCCCCGAAGCGTGCCTTGGCTTCGGGGGTCACAGACATCGATTCCTCCCCAGGATGCCACCAGCTCTCGGGAAAAAGGGAAACAAGAAATGGATCATGCAAAAAAAGACAAAACATCTGGAGACGGGCCAGCCAAAGGTATCATTAACATgatatcgggaggatctacggACGGAGATTCCAACTGGGCTAGGAAGGCCTGGAGTCAGAGGGAAAGTTTAGGGGTGGAGGAAGGAAGGCAGGGTGCGGGGCCAATCATCACATTTGGACCCCAAGACCTGGAGGGAGTAAACTTACCATATAATGACGCCTTGTTTATACAAGCGCGGATCGCCAATTATGATGTTCGAAGGGTGTTCGTTGACTCGGGAAGCTCAGTAAATGTCCTTTTTCAAGAAGCATTCGAGCAGATGGATTTGCAGGGTTATGAGTTGAGTCCGGTAAAAACCGCCTTGTATGGTTTTGCCGGGCACACCGTCCAACCCCAAGGGGAAATGTTGCTGCCCATCACCTTGGGATCAGGAGATGAGAAGAGGACGGTCATGACAAGATTCACATTAGTGGAAGCACCTTCTTCCTATAATGTCATCTTGGGTAGGCCGGCTATGAACTCTTTCAAAGCCGTAGCCTCAGCTTaccatcaaaagatcaaattccCAGTGGGAGATAAGGTCAGAGAAGTCCGAGGAGATCAGCCTTCCTCTCGAAAATGCTATGCCGAGACAGTGAAGATAGATTACAAGAGGGCAAGACAGAATGGAAAGGAGGGGGCCAAGAGGGGGAAAGAGGGAGAGGAAGGAGCCACCTCTTCTGGGTCACTAAGTATGACCATTTCTGGCTCCTCTATGGCCTTCCTCTTCCGCGTCAAAGGAGAGGAGGGACCGGCAGCAGAAGGAGCCTGA
- the LOC140891818 gene encoding glycine cleavage system H protein 2, mitochondrial, whose protein sequence is MASKLWATRAASYLRISVSNRGFATVIKDLKYADSHEWVKVEGNSATIGITDHAQDHLGDVVYVELPETGAEVKQGASFGAVESVKATSDINSPISGKVVEVNTELNDSPGLINASPYEKGWIIKVEISKADEVNNLMGHDHYTKFCEEEDAKH, encoded by the exons ATGGCGTCTAAGTTGTGGGCGACCAGAGCTGCTTCGTACCTTAGGATCTCTGTTTCCAACAGAGGTTTTGCCACTG TCATCAAGGACCTAAAGTATGCCGATTCTCATGAATGGGTGAAAGTGGAAGGCAATTCTGCTACCATAGGCATTACCGATCATGCCCAAGATCACTTGGGTGATGTTGTATATGTCGAACTACCTGAGACAGGTGCTGAAGTGAAGCAAGGTGCGAGTTTTGGTGCAGTTGAAAGCGTCAAAGCAACTAGCGACATCAACTCTCCTATTTCAGGGAAAGTGGTTGAAGTTAACACAGAGCTTAATGATTCTCCTGGTCTG ATCAACGCTAGCCCGTATGAGAAAGGATGGATCATAAAGGTAGAGATAAGCAAAGCCGATGAAGTGAACAACCTAATGGGCCATGATCATTACACCAagttttgtgaagaagaagatgCCAAACACTGA
- the LOC140887147 gene encoding SKP1-like protein 1A yields the protein MSSADASKKMIVLKSSEGDTFELEELVARESQTIRHMIEDDCADAVIPLPNVTSKILAKVIEYCKRHVQTESKAESDSVPVAADSLPDAELNKFDKEFVQVDQGTLFDLILAANYLNVKGLLDLTCQTVADMIKGKTPEEIRSLFNIVNDFTPEEEEEVRKENAWAFE from the exons ATGTCTTCCGCTGACGCATCGAAGAAGATGATCGTGCTGAAGAGTTCTGAGGGGGACACGTTTGAGTTGGAGGAGTTGGTGGCGAGGGAATCGCAAACCATCAGGCATATGATTGAAGACGACTGCGCCGACGCCGTCATCCCTCTGCCCAACGTCACCTCCAAGATTTTGGCGAAGGTGATCGAGTACTGCAAGCGCCACGTGCAAACTGAATCCAAGGCCGAATCTGATAGCGTCCCGGTGGCCGCGGACAGTTTGCCCGACGCGGAATTGAACAAGTTTGACAAGGAGTTTGTGCAAGTTGATCAGGGGACCCTGTTTGATCTCATATTG GCTGCAAACTACTTGAACGTCAAGGGCCTGCTTGATCTCACGTGCCAGACGGTTGCTGATATGATCAAAGGGAAGACCCCGGAGGAAATTCGCTCGCTGTTCAACATTGTAAACGACTTCACCCCTGAGGAGGAGGAGGAAGTTCGCAAGGAAAATGCATGGGCATTCGAGTGA